attttatcttggtTCTAGATGAATACTGAAGCGATGCCGGGGTAAGTGCAACACATTGTAAAGACAGCACGTTATGCCTTATGTATGTTGCCTATTTCCACATATAACACAGCTGCCGACTTGGCCTGTTTGTGGATTTTTAGAGTCAGTTGTGTGTAAAAAGAGGAAGATTGAACCAAAACATTACCCTTGCTGGTcctaaaatcaaaacaatgagctgaaagacactGAATAACTCCATGGAGCTGAGGGAAAATGCAGCATGGAGTGTTAATTCTCTGAGGGCTCATCACTATGAGTGACACCcttgaaattaaatattaaatttttgAACtccattgttaatataaaaatatttcttgttgcagctttaaagcATAAACTCCACAGGAAATACATCCAAATTGTTTCATGATCTTGTGTAAAAACTATGTTTCAATCATAATGTGACTATTTAATAACTACAAAAAGTAACTTAGTGCCTATATGTACATTTAAACTGTTATCGACTGTTGCATTTTTATATACTGTCCTTTTAGCCACAGGGAGTGTACTAAAGTGATTTCTGTAATATGAGTaatggaggaaaaacacatcCCAAAGTTTCTCTGGAGATAAGAGGGGGCTCAGTAAATcaaatgtgtctttttataCCAGTTTCCTCTCTTTTAATGGATATATGGGGATGCTAGCATTTGTTATATGGCAGACTTGAAAAAATGTGAACCTATCCTTTAAGTCTGGGTAGTTTGAGGTCAGGAATGAAACATgcaaaaagacattaaaaatgaCGTAAGCATAGGATATACACAACAACAAGTGCTGTTTGTGGACATGTCTGCACCTGTGTTATCATTTCGCCTCAACCTGTCAATCATGCCTTTATTGGCTCGGATTAATTAGCTGTACAGGAAATGCGCTTAAGTGAAAGCAGTAATGTCCTTAGCATGTCTGCTAAATATAGCTCTGTGTCATACAGCCAATCtctgacacatttttctctccATACCAGTATGTATCTTGGACAGTTTGTCACGTGACCGGTGTGACAGTCAGCTCTGTTGTGGCTACTTTTATTTCAGCTTGACAACCATGAGACAGTTGGACTGTGGTCTCTGCTGACCTTGGCGCCGAATGTCACTGCATTGCTGTTGGTGTATGGagggtgggtgtgtgggtgggggggggtaaGGGGCGGTAACAGAGAGAATTTGATGAGCAGGCAAAGATATTCATTGTACAAAAGCGTTAAAGTCTCTTTTTAGGGTGGATGCAAATCCCCTCACATTCAACAACAGCTCTTTCTGGCAGCAGCGGGCCAGCTCTGGATGGGTTTCTGGCTGGGCCTGTTGGGCCCGgcaggccacagctgggatttgctTCTCCGAGCGGAGGAGCCATTTGAAAGCTGCTGAATGACTAACgttagaaagagagagagagagagacacttattctcatttgaaaaaaaaaaaaagaaatctagaGTTAAaaagtgagcagcttctcatgtTTGGCAGAAGGTTTCTGTTTGGACCAAACCAGTGCAGTAAAATTGATTTAGACTCAGAATGATGAATAATGAGAGACATTACAAATCTGGTTTTGAGATATTTTATTGatgaaaacatcttttgacCCATTGGACACATAACATAATATAGCAAAAAAAGCTATTGAGAACATATCCTTTGAAGCCCGATCACAGATTCAAAAGCACTGCAACATCTGCAGCGtcttatacatttataaaaataacaatcattaaaaatatacatacaaGACCAggatcttttttctttctttttcaaactgTGATTTGTAAAAGACTGCATGAACGAAAACAGATATTGGAGACAACGCATACAAGACAATCCGAGTAACCCACAATCTCAACTGATAGGCACAATCACTAACTGACAAGCAGACTGGAGCTAGCAAGCTAGTCAGCTGTTAGGACTTCACTGAGTATAAAATGACAATACATCGCCTGCACAATCCAAGGCATGTCGCCAACATGGACAGTCattgaaaagataaaacaaaaaaaaaacaaaaaaagaaaaacaaaagcgAACAGAGCAGTTCTGGATTATCAGAATTATGCAACAGAGAGGATGAGAAAGAAATGCTTTTTTCTGTGTGAGGATGTCTCctttttaacaaaatattgAGATGACGGCAGTCATAAAGCCTTAAAAACATAACATCACCAATCAGGCTGCAGTTTGCAAGGATTAATTGTGTCGGTAAAGCTGAAGCGTGTAATCATATATATACAGTTCTTtaacatgtgtgtgtggaatgaAGCATTAAACCGTTAATAAGCAATCAATCAAGCAACCTCACAAACGAAACATGAGTTGCCACTTGAAGTCTCCGGTGTGAGTGCATGCAATTGTCTTCGGTTTCCGctccattttttttaacaacaatcAGACAGTTAAAACAGAGAGCAAAATGCTGAAATCAGAGCGTGTTGGTCTCCCTGAAGAAAgggagaagctgcagcactcTCCATTAAGTTTCAGTCTGGCCTTAACAGAGACCGTTTGTACAGTAAAGCATGGCAGCCCTAGAGAGATAAACCCCATCACCAGCTGCACCCATCTCCCCAGACTGACTCACTCTCCCTCCTGCCTTTTAACCACCACAGCttcctttctgttcatttccTTACTCTCCTCTACGTCTCTTCTCTGTCAAAACACCATCCACATCAACACGTGGCCTCTCGAAACTTTTAGGGCTATCTGAGGGACCACCAAAAGGTTTGGCACAACGTTTCCTGAACTCTGAAGAGAGCGTCTGCAGACCCAACCCCAGCTAAGTTCAAgctcttcagcagcagctgaggaatTCCCTGCCAAGGTGCTACAGCAAATAGTGTCTCATCCTCTGAGGTCTCTGGGCAAATATCCTCCAGCTGTAGGAAGGAGCAGAGGCAACACTCAGAGCGTCTCTGAATGCAGTCTatcttctccctccttctctctctctgtctcccctctctgtgtcttaTCCACATCttctgacttgtttttttttttctcaggtgagaaaaagagaagcaccactgtacaaaatatacagaaaatattgtgtgtttgagctttttgtttgttgctgatGATCTGAAAATGCTTGTCACTTTTTGCCGTAGGAGCTAAACAACACCACTATTCATTTAggacattttaacatcattCAGAGAAGATAAAATATGGAGTTTCAAAATAcccacatgaaaaaaaaaaaaaaaaagtgaacctTGCAAACAACCCGTCAAATCACACATTTGACTGCTACTTTACCAAACTCATGTATGGTGCTCTTTGGCATCCAAACATATACAGACACTCACTGTGCATGATTTCACATGTACATTCACCTCACCACCTCTGGGGTGCAACTGTCTTGTGTGCCTGACTATGAACACAGTAGggctaagaaaaaaaaactaaaaaaacaaaagtaaatcaTACGGCCTGCTCGTTGTTTTCTCTACCTGTTGAGAGGCAATAGGCACTTATCAACATACATTATGTTCACATATACAAACAGACATAGCttcatattttgtttatttcccccccccccccccatcaaaATTGAATTGTAATGTTAgaaacaatggaaaaaaaactctttgGTCTGTAAACAGCCACATCCGAATGTAGAGATGGCAGAGATGCCTGTTTGTTATCCAAACTAGTGTAACATCTCACCTCAGTTCAGCTGATGTAAAGCAGCGTCTAGGGTGCTCATGATGGAGCCCCACACACTCTTAATTtcacccagtgtgtgtgtgtgtgtgtgtgtgtgtgtgtagttgtgtgtgtgtgtgtgtgtgtgggcactgAGAAACACAGCCCTGAAGGCTTGGCTGCAGTAGCTGTCAACTTCAGGACACTGATGCAGCTGTTTGGTCTGCCATAGGAACACGCTGGCTCGTCACTTCTCGACAGGTTCAATCAGCCTCGATGACAGTTCTGCTGCTCGCACCGAGGCCGTCACATATTTGCATTTAGCCATTATTTCCGAGCTACCCCCAAAATTAGTCTTTTCCTAACCCAGTTGGCCTGGACAGGATCTGGTGACGGCGTTTCAGCAAATGTGAGATATTCACATTGAAATACTCGAGCTGTTCTTTATTTAACATTCATACTCAACGtatgaacaaaacacaagctTTGATGCAAAACATTATAAAAGGAGACTCCTTTTCCTGTCAGCTGTTAAACACTGGGCAGATCTGAAGCCGCATCTACGCCGCATTCATTCCTGTTCAAACAAATCgcactctctccctcctgctTTCCTCAGGGCTGTCTCAGTTACAGGGCAGCCAAGTGGAGTATGCAGGCTGCTGGCAGGCAAACACCGGTTGAACCTGTGCTATGTAGTAGTTACTGAAGTTACCATCTGCCACATAAGGAGCAGGTTGGTAGTAACATGTAACATTAGCCACGTTGGGGATGATGTTCTGCTCTGCAAGCACTCGCACTGCCAGCATGGCTATGAGCCCTAAGGTCTGCCGCCTCTCATGTCCCATCAGACACACCGTACTTTCATTGACCACCCCGTGAAGCGTCATCAGGTAGTCGTACTTGCGGTCCTCCAGGCCTACAAAGTGGTTTTGAAGATAGGACTCCAGTTTGCGCTGCTGCTCACTGATGTCAGGGAAGTCAATGAAGAAGCGCGAGCACATGTAACGCTGCAGGGACTTCATCTCTGACTCCGAGGCTGCCCGGAAACCCCTCACCAGCAGGTGACAGTACTTGAGCAGTCCCCCGCCTCGGATCTCCTCTGGGTTCCGAGTGCAGATGATTTTGTGACGTAGGTGGTCCAAGGCCTCGCTGAAGTCCCCATACACACTCTCCCCCATGATGGTGGGGTGGAAGGTCTCGGTCATGGGGTTCTCTGAGCACTCATAGAACAGCAGGAGGGAGTCCAGTTTGATCTGGAAGGAGTCGACACTGAACTCAAACTGCCGCCGAAGAGAGTCCACAAACTTGAGCTCCACATTTTTTCCCCGGTTGTTGGAGAGGGAGATGAGACTCCAGCGGTCGGAATCATTGCACACCTTCACCATCTTCTGCACGTAGGCTTCCTGTTTttggatgaatgtgtgtgtgtgtgtgtgtgtgtgtgtgtgtgtgtgtgtgtgtgtgtgtgtgtgagagggagggagaaagagaaggataAAGAGTATAAACATTAACTACACAGCTTTAAAGGTACAATCATTACagtcatgcacatgcacacttaaGCCTAATTTAGCATAATACAACAAGATTTTCTATCTAATAGCCATTTTCATCATGCCTAAGTAATGGCTGCACGTCTTTGTGTTGCTACTGACCCCAATATTAAATTCCATAGAGTGCTCTTGCATATGAGCTCAGCTGCTGTAGGTGGCTGAGCTCAGGATCCTTTCCAAATTGGTTTAACTCCAATCCTCTTAACTACAGAAAACTAACATTTTACTATCACTAAACTAATCTAATTGCACATAAGCTGCGCGTAATGGTCGCTGGCACAAATGCAATTAAGTCTCACATACTAACATATGTAAAAGTAAACAAGCGAAGCAGAAGGAATCCTTCCTGCAGACAGCTGGCAGGGTGAACGTACCTTTAACGTTAACGgtgttattttctctttattcacACAGTCGGGTAAAAAATCCAGGAGGCAGTCCAAAACAATGTCCTTCACAGTCTGGAAATCACTTTCACCTTTCATATCTGCGCAAAATATGAGGTCAAGGTCCTTATAGCCCAGTCCGCTATCCTCGTGCAGAATGTGGCTGGCCGCAGAGCCGTTTAACCGCACGTCCCGGACGTGGatctgtttctcctccatccGACTCCGCACCACTTTAACGATCTGTCGCGGCTGCATCTCCAGAGTGGGGAAGTTTCCGCGGCCGTGGATCGGGATGGTCTCCGTCAGGATGGCGCCCAGCCGCTGCACTTGCTCCCAGCTGAGGACGCTAACGTTGCTGCCTtctgtgtcagacacacagctggTGGGGGAGATACTGTCGTCCTCTGACATGGCGATGCGAGATAAGTCCCTCAGCGATTTCGATGGAAGAAGTTGGAATTAAATCGTtttctaaaacagaaacaaatcaacGGCCGCGTCTTTACGCACAAATTCACTACAGCTGGGTGACTGTACCTTCACTCGCATTAGGGTCCTTGGCACCTGAACTCGTCCGAATTCACcgtaaacatgtaaaaaaataaaataaaataaaaaacggggttaaaaaaaaaaaaaagaaaaaagaaaatagtgaTCGAGGCAGTGCGTGACAGTTTGCGTAACGGCGCTGTGGTTGGAACCCTAGTGGCGCAGCGTTCAAGCTGGTGGATGTGTGGAGTTAGAAGTGCAGCCAGTCAACTGAAGCGTATAGAAACCCGAGTGCtaactttctcttctcttctctttgcctGCGCTTTTAATATATTTGCCCCGGTGTCGCTGTCAGTGCGTCCGAGCGCTGCGCATCACAGTCTTTGAAGGTCGCTGATGATCCAGGAGGGGGTTTGCTTTCCGGCTGTGACTCCATCGCCCAAAGGCACGCctatgattttatgaatttgcATGAATAAGCTGCTCCCCAAGTCGCACTCTGGCACCATACTCCGATCAACCCCGCACAGGAGTCTTGTGGCTTTTCACGCACAGCTCCCACATAGcctattttttaatttatcccCTAGCTGACAACGAATAATTCCCACTTAATGCAACTTGTATGTGCTCAGGAAATCCAGCTCGCTTTCTCCAACTTTGTCTAGTTGGACATATTTTCCCCACTTGTGGAGAAATTAACCGTTCCCTGCCCAGATGTCATTCAGTGCGCGTCTGCAACAGTCATACAGTCCAGTTAGAGTCTGAAGATGTCAGCTGTACCTCACCCCGCCCTCCTCTGCCACTCTGCTGCTCACTGAAACCCCTGTTCCCAATGATCACAGTAGAAGATTTTACATCAGCttacaacaacataaaacaatgataataattgtgattattattattattataatacaatTCTAACTCTAATTCATGCACTCAAATTCACTGATAAACTGCAGTAAATGCACcgtgaaaaaacaacattaaatacatttttatttttttcatatctGAGATTCACTGGGTGCTGATTCACATACAAAACTCACTTGACGTTGCTATGTCGCCCCCTGTAGGCTGCTTTAGGTCTTGAGTCCCTAACCTTACCTGTAAATAGACACATTAAAGCTCCTTGACATGCTTTAAATTAGACCATCTCATAAAGGTATTTAGCAAAAGGGACCTTTTATTGCCCGCAGACCATGAACTGAGGTCTGGATTTACAGTTTGCTGtctgcactgtaaaaacaaacgCTACACACACCTTAACATGTGCATGTAATTGCTGTTTGGCTGTGAAAGTATCATTAAGAATCTGTAACACAGTATGTTCACCTATATTCCTTTGAACACTATCGTActcttattatatatatatatatatattcttttagATGTCCTTGTCGTTCCCAAGCACCTGACAGTCTCTGGTTCAGACAGCATGTCAGAGGTCAGGTGAAAGCAGAAGAGAGGAACGAGACCCAGTGGGGTCAGGGGCACAAAGCGGCCATGTCAGGGTAGGGCAGCTGTCACGGATGCTCCATTAGGCAGCGTAAAGCCCTGCGTCACTACAGTCGCTCGGACCTGTAAACCCTGATTATCCCATTTACTCTGTTGCACTGTCTTAACTCCGAGGCGCACACAGGAGTAGCGTCTCTGCACAGTGTCACCGGTCTCTGCAGGGCAGGGCAGGGTTATAATGGTAGCTATACTGAAGTATACAGTCACATCATGGCGCTTTTACAGTGCAAACAGCAGTAAAACCAGCTGGCGACACATCAGCAACTCCAATAGTTTTTAATGGGGTAATAGTTTTGAAGAATTAGCTGTCAGATCATTGATCAAAATagaacttttttgttttgttttcgtATTTTGCTCTGG
This genomic stretch from Anabas testudineus chromosome 16, fAnaTes1.2, whole genome shotgun sequence harbors:
- the tent5aa gene encoding terminal nucleotidyltransferase 5A — protein: MSEDDSISPTSCVSDTEGSNVSVLSWEQVQRLGAILTETIPIHGRGNFPTLEMQPRQIVKVVRSRMEEKQIHVRDVRLNGSAASHILHEDSGLGYKDLDLIFCADMKGESDFQTVKDIVLDCLLDFLPDCVNKEKITPLTLKEAYVQKMVKVCNDSDRWSLISLSNNRGKNVELKFVDSLRRQFEFSVDSFQIKLDSLLLFYECSENPMTETFHPTIMGESVYGDFSEALDHLRHKIICTRNPEEIRGGGLLKYCHLLVRGFRAASESEMKSLQRYMCSRFFIDFPDISEQQRKLESYLQNHFVGLEDRKYDYLMTLHGVVNESTVCLMGHERRQTLGLIAMLAVRVLAEQNIIPNVANVTCYYQPAPYVADGNFSNYYIAQVQPVFACQQPAYSTWLPCN